A genomic window from Vitis riparia cultivar Riparia Gloire de Montpellier isolate 1030 chromosome 16, EGFV_Vit.rip_1.0, whole genome shotgun sequence includes:
- the LOC117933212 gene encoding putative pentatricopeptide repeat-containing protein At5g40405 — MKPLSQLSEPNFLHLRLFDHNFHIYSRIRHSAGYLASDDYTFMFLVHTSAQLLAHGTGSSTHGAVVKYGFEHEPHVQSGLIYINAGLGGLVACHWVSSSICEPDLVCQTAMVSACAKVGDFAFKPFDKMPHKDPIA; from the coding sequence ATGAAGCCTCTGTCACAACTCTCAGAACCCAACTTCCTTCATCTTCGACTCTTTGATCATAACTTTCACATCTATAGCAGAATTCGTCATTCCGCTGGTTATTTGGCCTCTGATGACTACACTTTCATGTTCTTGGTTCACACCTCTGCTCAGCTATTGGCGCATGGGACTGGTTCGTCCACACATGGTGCCGTTGTGAAATATGGATTTGAGCATGAGCCACATGTTCAAAGTGGCTTGATTTACATAAACGCAGGATTGGGTGGTTTGGTTGCTTGCCATTGGGTGTCTTCATCAATTTGTGAGCCAGATTTGGTGTGTCAGACTGCAATGGTCAGTGCATGTGCGAAGGTGGGAGATTTTGCTTTTAAGCCGTTTGATAAAATGCCCCATAAGGACCCTATTGCATAG
- the LOC117933211 gene encoding uncharacterized protein Mb2253c-like, producing the protein MALGCMLAQIDDLGKERAIYYLKFDIQYVSQKSIKGSIVANHLASLPTFENRPVDDDFPNEEFVTMTSLSRWCMYFDGAANQSGYGIGVLLVSPHNDHISRSVRLTFFDRHPITNNIVEYEACILGLETALELGIRQIKVFGDSNLVLKQIQGDWKTRDVKLRPYHAYLEFLVARFDDLRYVHLPRA; encoded by the exons atggccttgggatgcatgttagctcagaTTGACGACTTAGGGAAGGAACGAGCTATTtactatctga AGTTTGATATCCAGTATGTTTCTCAGAAGTCTATTAAGGGAAGTATTGTCGCCAATCACCTAGCCTCACTACCGACATTTGAGAATagaccagttgatgatgattttccaaatGAGGAGTTTGTTACTATGACCAGCTTATCAAGATGGTGCATGTACTTCGATGGTGCAGCCAATCAATcagggtatgggataggtgttctgTTGGTATCCCCtcataatgatcatatttcgaGGTCTGTTCGTTTGACATTCTTTGATAGGCATCCTATCACGAATAAtatagttgagtatgaggcttgtatccttggtttagagaCTGCATTGGAGCTTGGCATTAGACAGATTAaggtatttggtgactccaatctagTACTCAAACAGATTCAGGGAGACTGGAAGACTAGGGACGTAAAGCTTAGGCCGTATCATGCTTATTTGGAGTTTTTGGTtgcgagatttgatgacttgagatatgttcatctGCCCAGAGCGTAG